In Aethina tumida isolate Nest 87 chromosome 2, icAetTumi1.1, whole genome shotgun sequence, the DNA window TTCGTGTCCAGAATGCTGCAAAAAATCGACTATCCTGTGCTGTACAATGCCATAGAAAGCATTGGACAAAGTCATGATCTACCAAAAGAGCTGGTGGAAAATTATGAAAGTGATCAAGACTTTTTGAAGAAGGTGCATCATGTTTTGCTGCAAGTTGACGTTATTAATGGTGAACTTATTTGTCCTGAGACAGGAAGGAAATTTCCCATAAACAATGGTATTCCTAACATGCTTTTAAATGAggatgaaatttaaatgtgtatttaacattcattataaattttaagtttcaacgtagttttatacattttttaagttttgtatttttattttatacagtttgtacataattaagttaataaaatatggttaatattaaattgtttgaattgttAAGGAATATGTGATAAAAAAGGTGTGGGGgcataaaaacacatttttaattcgttttattgtttactacttttttattcatgcaCAGTACATCATAATTTTGatacatacaaaaataatgttgtaAAAATAGTTAACAGCGAGCAGTACATTACAATTCTGCAGTAAACTAAATTGCTGTCCAATAAACTAGTTTCTCatctaaattttcttttattaatatggtatattttaaacatctaGTTTAACATGGCAAAAACATGTAATCATGATTGTAAactattaagtatttttaggGCGGCATATTTTACGACCCACAGCCTATATTTAACCCACTTCACTATAGCAATTATCATTTAaccttaattaaatgtaatcacCAAGTTTGAAGTGTTTTTTTGTATTACCACAATCTTACCATCTAATTTCCTATTTAGGCCTattctatttttcaaataatttgacaaaaatctTAGTGATTCATTGTTCATTTATCTAATCCATTAGATTCACCGTTTGTATAGAAtacattaagaaaatatagttATAAGCATTTTTTAGAGAAACTACATTTATAgtgaaagaatttttaaaatgtgtagcaaaaataattttcataaagattGCAGGTACATAGAAGACATGAAACAACATAGATACATTACAATCTAAACTACTTCTACTAACTGATCATAACATCCAGAAGTTTgtcgatttttaaatttttgtcttaAATTACAGTGCGAAATGGAATGTTCTTACATATTATAAACCAGAATATTTTTGTGGATATATTAGGTAAgagttttataaacatttgtatGTATGTAATGATTATTTGAATGACTATAGTTACTTAACCAACAACTTAATTATAGCAAACGTTGGAAGTTCTGATATCCCTTTCAGTTATAagatttgaaacaaaaatttaacatattgcACACtcaatttcacaaattttcGTATTTTCATCGAAATAAACCaacaacaaacattaaaacaatcatacaataatacacaattaaaacattgcacattgatattcattaatatcCTTCCGTCtcgtaaattataaacaaatcctATTTTCCCCGCGAATCACCAACAATAAGTGATTTCATCTGAGAAACTATGCTACCCTTAGCCAATGCAAACATTGGCCCTTTCCTAAGCTCTGGATTTTGGCCACAAGCTCTGTAAGATCTATTGGAGAGCAACGATTTATTAGAACCTTTGGCCAGACCTTGCGGACCCTTCCTCAAACCGGGATTCGGTCCTTGCCACTTTACATAATCTTCtctgtaattaaaatgaaatatctgATGTACTTGTGACTTATTATTCGTTAATGTACTTACAATAAAAGTGATTCGTTGGCACCTTTAACAATGTCTGAATTGTGACCGTGGGTGTTACCAAGGTAACACGATTTGTAGTCGTTGTTACCCTCTTCAATTACTCTGAAATTAGAACAGTTTTTATAAgacattaaaatgataaatcgcAAGTAACAACCTATTGAAAGAAGGCTTATCTTTGTCGTTTTTCTCAGACTTTAACAAAGATTTTAGAGACAATCGACTCTGTGAAACTGGAATCGTTGATGGAGCTGGTGAATCAAGTTCAGAAATTTCCTCTGtcctaaaatatgttttatagaaACTGATTAATCAAATGATGATTGTAACTTACTCTTCCACTTGAACAATGTTGACTTTCTCATCATTTTTTCTGTCCTCTTGTACcataatttgaagaatctgACTGGCTCTAGACTCATCAAAATCAACACTTTCCAAagcgatttttattaaatgatcagGGACGtctttgtatttttcttttagcTGCTGTTTCACTGAAAATGGATTAGAAAGAAGTTGTGGCTAGTAATTTTCTTGTATGACTTACTGGCTTCCTTTTCCTCTAGCGTTCTTAAAATAGGTGGTGGCGTTGGCGGTTTatcttcttttatttcttctatCTTATCTTCCTCTTTTTTCGCCTCCATTTTTTGTTGAGCAGCTTTAACCGCATCTTTTTTTTCAAAACCCATGTCCTTTAGAACTTCCGAACTTTTCTGTATATTGTTGTCGTTGCTCTGTAGGATTTCCAG includes these proteins:
- the LOC109602456 gene encoding multifunctional methyltransferase subunit TRM112-like protein; the protein is MKLITHNFLSSKCMKGVNVGFPLKINAADVRVTEVDFNSEFVSRMLQKIDYPVLYNAIESIGQSHDLPKELVENYESDQDFLKKVHHVLLQVDVINGELICPETGRKFPINNGIPNMLLNEDEI
- the LOC109602451 gene encoding uncharacterized protein LOC109602451 isoform X4 — protein: MADSNDNLPPGWECKVDAKSGKPYFVNHYTKTTTWDDPRPSRRIQLQGTPRHFTNMSVEHIPLQHGSPVMGWKSQSPAFQKLGQYSPRSVPFQEMRSIQRMSPLSVRGNKVQDSSLTILPDAEDPVTKINAMFPTVSETHIKMLMKKYMKSIFPQAEETIILEILQSNDNNIQKSSEVLKDMGFEKKDAVKAAQQKMEAKKEEDKIEEIKEDKPPTPPPILRTLEEKEAMKQQLKEKYKDVPDHLIKIALESVDFDESRASQILQIMVQEDRKNDEKVNIVQVEETEEISELDSPAPSTIPVSQSRLSLKSLLKSEKNDKDKPSFNRVIEEGNNDYKSCYLGNTHGHNSDIVKGANESLLLEDYVKWQGPNPGLRKGPQGLAKGSNKSLLSNRSYRACGQNPELRKGPMFALAKGSIVSQMKSLIVGDSRGK
- the LOC109602451 gene encoding uncharacterized protein LOC109602451 isoform X3, with product MADSNDNLPPGWECKVDAKSGKPYFVNHYTKTTTWDDPRPSRRIQLQGTPRHFTNMSVEHIPLQHGSPVMGWKSQSPAFQKLGQYSPRSVPFQEMRSIQRMSPLSVRGNKVQDSSLTILPDAEDPVTKINAMFPTVSETHIKMLMKNCRYMKSIFPQAEETIILEILQSNDNNIQKSSEVLKDMGFEKKDAVKAAQQKMEAKKEEDKIEEIKEDKPPTPPPILRTLEEKEAMKQQLKEKYKDVPDHLIKIALESVDFDESRASQILQIMVQEDRKNDEKVNIVQVEETEEISELDSPAPSTIPVSQSRLSLKSLLKSEKNDKDKPSFNRVIEEGNNDYKSCYLGNTHGHNSDIVKGANESLLLEDYVKWQGPNPGLRKGPQGLAKGSNKSLLSNRSYRACGQNPELRKGPMFALAKGSIVSQMKSLIVGDSRGK
- the LOC109602451 gene encoding uncharacterized protein LOC109602451 isoform X2: MADSNDNLPPGWECKVDAKSGKPYFVNHYTKTTTWDDPRPSRRIQLQGTPRHFTNMSVEHIPLQEMRSIQRMSPLSVRGNKVQDSSLTILPDAEDPVTKINAMFPTVSETHIKMLMKKYHSREALVISALQVEKNPITTPGPFATPPPQRNIYGTPPRGSPAWRRPGSGSERAGSPRNSPRPHPSPKLKLRYMKSIFPQAEETIILEILQSNDNNIQKSSEVLKDMGFEKKDAVKAAQQKMEAKKEEDKIEEIKEDKPPTPPPILRTLEEKEAMKQQLKEKYKDVPDHLIKIALESVDFDESRASQILQIMVQEDRKNDEKVNIVQVEETEEISELDSPAPSTIPVSQSRLSLKSLLKSEKNDKDKPSFNRVIEEGNNDYKSCYLGNTHGHNSDIVKGANESLLLEDYVKWQGPNPGLRKGPQGLAKGSNKSLLSNRSYRACGQNPELRKGPMFALAKGSIVSQMKSLIVGDSRGK
- the LOC109602451 gene encoding uncharacterized protein LOC109602451 isoform X1; protein product: MADSNDNLPPGWECKVDAKSGKPYFVNHYTKTTTWDDPRPSRRIQLQGTPRHFTNMSVEHIPLQHGSPVMGWKSQSPAFQKLGQYSPRSVPFQEMRSIQRMSPLSVRGNKVQDSSLTILPDAEDPVTKINAMFPTVSETHIKMLMKKYHSREALVISALQVEKNPITTPGPFATPPPQRNIYGTPPRGSPAWRRPGSGSERAGSPRNSPRPHPSPKLKLRYMKSIFPQAEETIILEILQSNDNNIQKSSEVLKDMGFEKKDAVKAAQQKMEAKKEEDKIEEIKEDKPPTPPPILRTLEEKEAMKQQLKEKYKDVPDHLIKIALESVDFDESRASQILQIMVQEDRKNDEKVNIVQVEETEEISELDSPAPSTIPVSQSRLSLKSLLKSEKNDKDKPSFNRVIEEGNNDYKSCYLGNTHGHNSDIVKGANESLLLEDYVKWQGPNPGLRKGPQGLAKGSNKSLLSNRSYRACGQNPELRKGPMFALAKGSIVSQMKSLIVGDSRGK